The genomic window GCGACCGACGAGACCGGCCAGCCGAGCTATGCCTTCCACGGCGAGGACAAGGCCGATCGCGATGTCACGCTCACGGATCTTCCCGGTCCGGATCATGAATTCGAGGCGATCACATTTGGATCTTACACGCTGGCCGTCCCCCCCGTGGCGGGGGCCATGCTGGCGCTTGCCCGGCGGGAGGCAGGACGCGCGACGATATCGCTGGATCCAAACGTCAGGCCCTCGGTCACGTCCGATATGGAGGCTTGGCGTTCGCAGTTTGAAACATTCCTGCCTTACGCCGACATCATCAAGGCGAGCGAGGAAGATCTGCGCATCGGCTACGGGATTGCCTGCGACATCGAGGAATTGGTTACCCAATGGTTGCTGAGGGGGCCACGCCTCGTGGTTCTCACGCGGGGTGCGCATGGAGCCTCAGCCTTTCTGCGCGGGCACTCGGAGATTCGCGTGGACGCACTTCCGGTCGCGGTGTCCGACACCGTCGGTGCTGGTGACAGTTTTCATGCCGCGCTGCTCGCCTACCTCAGTAAGATCAATCGTCTCGCCCGTCCTCGCTTCATGGCACTCGAGGTCGAAGAACTCCGCAAGGCCATGGATTTTGCGATCGCGGCCTCGTCCATCACCTGCTCGCGTCAAGGCGCGGATCTGCCGACCGAAGCTGATGTCCTTGAGGCCATCAGATCACGAATGCCCAGCGGGGGTGATCGGGTCTGACGCTCCCGGCGCGACGGGGAGGCCTGAAGGCACAACCCGTCAGTTCAATCCTAATCGCCGGTATCAGCCGAAAAGCCGGCGGCTTCAATACCTGCGACGGCGCAGATCTCGTCATTGACAGAGGTGTCGCCACTGATGCCCACCGCGCCGACGATGTCATTGTCGGCGTTGCGAATGAGGACGCCGCCAGGCACGGGCACCATGCGTCCGCCCGACATGACAGACAGCGCGTTGAAGAATTGCGGCACGGCATCGGCGCGACGTGCCAGTTCGCGGCCGCCGAAACCCATGCCCAGCGTGCCCCAGGCCTTGCCGACAGCGATCTCGGGACGGAGCAGGGAGGAGCCATCTTCGCGCATGAGACACACGAGCGTGCCGCCAGCGTCGAGTACGGCGATGGTCAGCGGGGCAAGCTTAAGTTCGCGGCCTTTGGCCAATGCAGAGACACTCAGGTTCTGTGCCTGCGCAAGAGAGATGCTCATTGATCGTCCTCCGTCCTTCACAGACCCGCTGGTGCGACGGGTTCGTTACCAAGCCCGTGTTCATTAAAAATCCGCCTGACCAGGCCGGTCATCTTGGCGTTTTCGAGAAAGGCGGTCGCAAGGCGAAGCGCCACGGGCCTGTTCTTGCCAACGGCAATCGAAATGCTGGTTTCCTGGAAGGCTTCCGCCATCACGACGGAGCCCGGATGGTTGGCCTGAACGACGCGCAGATAGTCCTCCGATAGGGCCACGGCGTCGACCGCGCCGGAGGCGAACAGGGCGAGAGCTTCCTCGACGCTGGGCACGTCGACGGCCCGTTCAGCCCCAAAAGTGCGGATCGCGGCGCGCAACGTCGTCGTCCCCGCGATGCCGACAAAGCGTCGCCCGTGCTGCCGGTAGCCGGCGATGGTGGCGACGCCGGCGCCGTCGACCAGAAATGTGCTGCGCAGCAGGTAGTAGGCTGGGCCGAAATCGACCTTGCGTCGGCGCTCGTCGTCGACGGGCATGAACGCGACGTCGAGGCCACCCGCGGCAACCGCGTCGGTACATTCGCCGGAATTCGGGAACACGTTGAAAGTGGCCTCCGCGCCGAGGCTGCGCGCCAGCTCCCGCGCGATATCGACGGTCACGCCACGTGGGCTCATCGGGTCATCGGCACTGACGAAGAACACGCCAGCGGCAGGGGCGCGGACAACGCCGGCCCGCAGCTTGCCGGTTGACAGCAGGGCTTGCCGCGCCTCGGCGTCAGTCGGGATTTCCATGGGGGGAGCACTCATAGGGTTGCCTCTACCTCGCGCACTGCAAATGCGAGCCGTGCCGCCAAAGTCCGTATTTCCACCTCCGTAATGATCAGGGGCGGGCATATGGCGATGATGTCGCCGATGGCGCGAATGAAGAGCCCTTGCTGCTCGGCCGCGGTGGCGATCCGTGGCCCGACCTTCAAGGCCGGGTCCAAGAAGCGCCTGGGCTCCCGGCTCGCCACGAGTTGAACACCCGCCAGAAGGCCTCGCCCGCGAATCTGGCCGATGATGGCGGATCCGGCGAGATGGTCGCGGAGCGCGTCCTGGAGCACGGCCTCCATGGCACGGGCATGTGCCACGACGTCATCGTCTTCATAGATGCGGATGGCCTCGCGGGCGACGGCCGTTCCCACCGGATGGCCCGAGTAGGTCATTGTGAGGCCGAACACCGCGAGCTGGTCGCTCTGCTCGAGCATGGCCTGGTAGACGCGCTCGTTGATGAGCACGGCCGACAGCGGAAAATAGGCGCTGGTGATGCCTTTGGCGCAGACGATCATATCCGGCGTGAGGCCCATGGTCGTTGCGCCGAACATTTCGCCGGTCCGCCCGAAGGCTGTGACAACTTCGTCGGCGACAAGGAGGATGTCGTAGCGCTTCAGGAGCGCTTGCAGGCCCTCCAGATAGCCCTTGGGTGGCACGACGATACCCGCCGATGACATGATCGGCTCGGTATAGAAGGCTGCGATGGTATCGGGGCCTTCCGCTTGAATAAGTGCCTCGATGGTGGCCAGCAGGCGCTTGGAGAACTGCTCCTCGGTTTCTCCGTCCCGTCCGCCGACATAGAAATCCGGACATTCCACATGGAGAAAGCCGGGAAGCGGCAAGCCGAATTGCTCGTGCAAATAGCCCACGCCCGACAGGCTGGCGGTCGCGATCGTATTGCCATGGTAGGAGCGTGTGTGAGCGATGAACTTGCGCCTCTGGGGCTCTCCCCTGGCATGCCAATAATACCAGGCAAGGCGCGCCGCGCAGTCATTGGCCTCCGAGCCTGTGCTCGCGAACCAGACATGGCTCATGGGTACAGGCGCGATTTCGATCAGCTTCGTTGCGAGGTCGATGACCGGGGCATGGGAGCGATGATTGGTCAGGTGGTAGTAGGGAAGCTTCTCCATCTGCCGGCTGGCGGCGTCCACTAGCCGTTGTTCGCCGAAACCCAGTGAAATGCACCAGAGGCCCGACATACCCTCGAGATATTCGTGGCCCTGGGCGTCGCGAACCCAGACACCCTTGCCACTCTCGATCATCAGGGGGCCGCGATCCAGATGCTGGCGCAGGTTGGTCAGCCCGTGCACGACATGGGCCTTATCACGCGCCTCCGGCGAGTTGGGGCGGGGGGAGGCCTCGATCAACGGCGGCATATCGGTCCTTTCATCTGCTCGCCGCTCAAAGAAGCATCAGCGAGAGCTGCGGGAAGATGACGAGCAGGGCGAGCACAAACGTCATGACGAGTACGAAGGGAAAAACCCCGATGAACACGTCTGACAGTGAGATGTCTTTTCGCCCCAACGTGTCGTGGACGACAAAAGCCGCGATCCCCACAGGCGGCGTGATGATGCCGATTTCCACCGCCACGATGATCACGATGCCTACCCAGACGGGATCGGCGCCGAAGTTCATGAGAATAGGAAACATGATTGGCACGGTGATCAGCATGATCGAGGTAGAGTCCAGGATCGCGCCAAGAACGAGCAGCGCTACGATAAAGATCAGGAGCACTGTGTGGAAACCAAAACCGGAGGTTCCGATCCAGGTTGCGAAGAAATTTGGCACGCCGGAAAAGGCGAGCATGCGGGAATAAAGGCTTGCTGCGATCAGGAGGAAGCAGATCGTCGAGGTGACGGTCGCGCTGTCGACCAGCAGGCGCCAGAACGCCGGCCAGGTGAGGCGCCGCATGCCGACCGCGAGGATGAGCGACAGGCCGGCGCCGACGCCGGCCGCCTCCGTTGCCGTGAAATAGCCGCCATAGATGCCCCCCATGACGAGGCCGACCAAGGCGACCACGGGCGCGATCTTGATGACGGCCTCGCCGGGTGTCAGCGTCTCTTGCGCGTCCGCTTCGGTCTTCGCGATCAATTCGGGTTTGAGGTGCACGGCCAACATGATGCCGATGGCGAACGCGATGGCGAGCACGATCCCGGGGACTATGCCGGCGATGAACATCTTGCCGATCGAAACGTCCGTGAGGATGCCATAGAGGATCATCAACACACTGGGTGGGATCAGCATGCCAAGCACGGAGCTGCCCGCAACAATGCCGACCGCAAGGCGCGGATTGTAGCCGAAGCGCAGCATCTCCGGGACGGCGATCCGTGTGAAGACCGAGGCCGACGCAATCGACACGCCGGTGATCGCGGCGAAGCCAGCATTGGCCGCGACGGTTGAGACGCCCAGCCCGCCCTTGAGCCGACGAAACATCCAGTTCGTCACGTCAAACAGATCCCGCCCGTAGTTGGCGGCACTGACGACAAACCCCATGAAGACGAAGAGTGGGATCACGCCGAAATTGTAATCCGCGATGCTATCGGCGACGGAGAGCGCGAGCAGGTTCGACGCCACGTCGAAACTGCCCCTCATGATCCAGACGCTGCCGAACGACAAGACCACCAGCGCGATGCCGACATGCATGCCGATGTAGATCAGGCCCACCATGAGAACGATGGAGATGAGTGCGACGGTCACGCCGAGCGTCATTTTTGGTCTCCACCACCGCGCGCCAGACAAAGGTGGCGCCAAAATCTCAGGATGAACTGGATGGCGATCACGGTGCTGCCGATGATTGTCACAGCCTTGACGGGCCAGACCGGCACGAAGAACCCGGCGACGCCACCGAAATACTGGTTGCTCGTCCAGGCGAACAGGAAATACCGCATCGTTGTATAGACGATGAGAGCGAACACCACGGCACCCGCCAGGGAGAAAATCGCCTCAAGGCCATGCCCGATCGCCGGACGCGTGTGGCAGAGCTTGTCGATGAAGGAACCGTTGCGCGTCAGCCGCTCGGCACGCACCGCGTAGGCGAGCTGCAGGAAGACGATCGAGACCATCGACATGGCGACCAGCTCGGGCACGCCGGGTACGGCATGCCCGAAAATCTCACGACCGATCACGTCGGCGATGATGAGGCCCGCGAGGACAAGGATCAGCACGGTGCCCAGGGAGCCGAGGGCCAAGACACCCCCGGCAAAGATGCGCTCGACAATCCCGGCTTTGGATGTTGCCGTCGTGTCGTGACCGTCAGTCGACATGATCCCCTCCCGCCTGGCGCTCAGCGGTATGCCGCGTCCCAGTCGCGCGCGGGCTTGACGCCGCGCTTGCGCAGCTCGTCCATGTAGAAGACGAGCAATTCACGGCCGGGCATACCTTGATTCTCAAGGCGCTTCACCCAGTCTCCGGCGAGGTCCGGCAGGGCGGCTGCCCACTTGACGCGCTCTTCCTGGGGCAGGACATGGACCGTCACACCGGCAGCTTTCATCGTCTCGACGGCGGCGGTTGCCTCGGCGACCTCGAGGCTGCTGAGCTCTTCCTCATATTTGAGGGCGGCCTTGCGGATGATGTCCTGTACATAAGGCGGCAAGCTGTCCATCTTCGCCGTATTCATCGACAGCGCCACAACGTATTGGGTGCCGAAATTGACGACGTTGAGGTGTTTGGCGACCTCCTGGAGCTTTGCTTGCTGCATGCCGGCCACAGGGCCGGTGGCGCCGTTGTAAACGCCGTTCTGCAGGTCGTTGTAGTATGTCGTGAAGTTGCCATTCACGGCGGTGGCGCCGGTGCCGCTGAAGAAATTGCCGACCACACCGGCCGCGCCAATCTTCTTGCCCTTCACATCTTCAAATTTGTCGATCGGGAAAGTCCCGATGATATTGTGGCTGGCGTAGACGTAATGTGCGATGGGCTGCTGGCCGAAGCGTGCCCACTGCTGCTTCACGGCGGGAAACTTGTCGTAGATCGCTCTGACGATTTCAGTCGTTTGCTTGACGTCATCGGAGCCGAATGGCGCCATATACGTAAACATATTCAGCGGAAGTTCACTGGGGCGGATGACGTTCGGCGACACGACGATGTCGACGAGACCGGTCTGTGCACCCTCCAGCAGGCTCTCGAATTTGACGATCGTGCCGCCAAAACCGGTCGTCCAGTTGATGGTATCGCCCTTGCCTGCTTCCTTCATCGCTTTGTTGACTTCGGGGATGAAGACGGTCTCGATCAACTTGACGAAGGTTTGCGTATTGGGATGGCCGGCGCCCACGATGATATCATAGGTCGCGGCCTTGGACGCGCTCGCGGAAGCGAGCAAACCGGCGGCCGCAAGCCACGCAAGCGTCTTGAGGTACTTAGGCATGCGCATGGTTTTTCTTTCCCTCTAGGAAGTTGGCACAGTGCTTAAAGACCATATCCTTGGCTAGCGGCTTAAAGCCAATGGCCTGTTCGGCCGCAAGCGCCGCGTTCAGCACGCGCTGATCAGCAAATTTCGGGCCGACGATCTGGAGGGCTACCGGCAGGCCATCCGGCGCAACGCCGCAGGGCACGGTCGCCGCCGGTTGCTGGGTCAGGTTGAAGGGATAGCAGAAGGGCGCCCAATCGAACCAATGCGCGTAGAAGGGTGGGGAAAGCTCTTCATCGGCGGGGGGCGCTGTCAAGCCGAGCTGCGGTGTGATGAGGAGGTCATAGGTCTCGTGGAAGTCGACCATGCGTGCGTTGAGCGCGTCGCGCTTCATCATCCCGATCCCCACGTAGTCGTTCGCCGAGATGCCAAGACCCGAAGTGGCGAAGGCGAGATACTTCGGATCCATTACCGCGCGCACATCCTCGGACACGGCAAAGGCCGTGCGGGCGGCGCCGGCCTTGTAGATCATGTCGATCATGTCACGGGTGTCTTCGAAGCCGGGATCGACTTCCTCGATGATCGCCCCGAGATCGGCGAGCGTGTTGACCACGCCGCGGATGATACGGGCGATTGCCGGGTCGACCGCGGCAAAGCCGAGGGTGGGGCTGAAGGCAATCCGGAGACCGGCCAGGGCGGGCGTGAGATCATTGTAGCAACGGATCGCATGCGGCGGGCTTGTCCAGTCGCGACGATCCGAGCCGGACATCACCTGCGCCATCAGTGCGACGTCGGTTACGCTGCGCGCGATGGGGCCGGTATGCACGATGTCGCCCATGTGAGTGGCGCGTGGGTGCTGTGGAATGACGCCATAGGTCGGCTTCAGGCCCGCCAAGCCACAAAAGGCCGCCGGGATCCGCACGGAACCGGAACCGTCGGTACCGAGCGCTAGCGCTCCCATATAGGCGGCGACCCCAGCGGCGGCGCCGCCGCTGCTGCCACCCGGGGTGCGCTCGAGATTCCAGGGGTTGCGGGTGATGCCGAAACGAGGACTATCGGTCAGACCCTTCCACGCGAATTCGGGTTGCGTTGTCTTGCCGAGAAAGACGCCGCCGGCGTCGCGCAGGCGAGCAACGGCCGGGCCATCGAAAGTGTCGGGGGGCGGCGCATCCGGGGTCGTCCGCGAGCCGAGATAGCGCGGCCAGCCCTTCACGGCGGCGAGATCCTTGAGTGTGGTTGGCACACCGTCGATCAGCCCGGCAGGCTCGCCCCGCATCCAGCGCTGTTCGGAGGCGCGGGCCGAGGCCTGCGCACCTTCGGGGTCGAGGAAGGCGAAGGCATTAAGAGCCGGATTGAGGGCATGGATGGTATCAAGCGTCTGCCTGACAACCTCTGTGGGCGAGAAATCCCGTTTGCGATAGCCGCTGACGAGTTCGGTGGCCGTGAGCGTCGTCAGATCCGAATTCATTCCCACTCCCACCTGCGTTCAGCCGCGACACCGCCCGGAGCTGAAAACGTGGCTGCGGGCAAGTTTTACGCATCGCTCATCGAGACAGGCTAGGAGCGGGCATTGAATAGAACAAGCAGATAAGTCATATTGAAGCCATGCCGAAAATCGATAGGTAGCTCTGTGGACGTTCGCCAGTTGGAGTATTTCCGGGAAGTTGCCGAGACCGGCGGCTTTAGCCGCGCGGCAAACCGAATTCGCATCTCCCAATCGGCTCTCAGCCGGCAAATCATGCTGCTGGAGGAGGAACTCGGCGCCAAGCTTCTGGAACGACATGCCAGGGGTGTTCACCTAACCGAGGTGGGCCGGCTGCTCTACGAGCGCGTGGACTTCCTGTTGCGTCACATCGCCAATATGCGCGAGGAGATCATTGATCGGCGCGACTGGCCCACCGGCGCGTTGCATGTCGGCATTCCGCGCTCCATGCGCACCTTGCTGAGCAAACCCGTCATCGCGCGATTCATGCAGGACTATCCCGGCGTCTTCTTCCGTTTTGTGGAGGACACCTCGGCTCTGGTACGTGACAAGCTCCTGCGTGGCGAACTCGATCTTGGTCTTCTGTCGATCCACGAGCCCGCATCGGCGCTGGAAAGCCGTCCGCTGCTGAAGGAGCAAATGTTCCTGGTCGGACCATCCTCAGCCGGCCTGTCTCTCGACAAGGCCGTTCAGTTGCGCGCTTTGGCCGAGCTGAAGCTGGTTGGCCTTTCGCGCCCGGCCAGTCTGCGTGTCGCATTGGAGAAAGCTGCATCGGCGCAGGACGTCGCGTTGAACATTCGTGCTGAAATCAACGCAACGATCGCGCTCGACCTAGTCTCGCAGGGGCTGGGTTATAGTGTCTATTCCTATTGCGGCCTTCATGACCACTTAGAGGCCGGAACAATCTCCGCCGCACCAATCGCCGGTTTCGACATCGAATGGATGCTGGCCTCTTCGAAGGAGCGGCCGCTTACACAGGCGATCAAGGTCTTTGAGGCGATGTTGCGCGAACAAGCCGCTCGCGCCATCGGTTCCGGAGCTTGGCGGACAGCGGTGCTGGTGTAAGCGGTTCTGTTGATGCGCTTCTAATCTGTCATGGGCGAGGAATAGGTCAGCGTGTAGATCCACAACTTCGGCTTCAGTGTCAGGAGATCCGGGTCGTCAGAGCTTATCGCCACATCGCCGACGAAGCGCTCAAGGTGATCGGGTGGCAGCCCCCCTTCGATATCAAAATGCGCGTTGAAGGAGCAGCCACCCGGCAGCTTTTCCAACTTAGTGTCCTCGAAATGTCCGGCGCCCGCGACGTCGAAGCCGAAGCCATTGATTTTGAAAGGCTTTCCCGCGCGTTGCTCGATCTCCTGAATCGTCATGCCGTTCTTGATACCCAGCGGGCCGATCCATCGGTTTGTCTCACCAAACACGGTAATCGTACTTGGCATGCGGCGTTTCTTCTCATCATACCATTCGATCTCCAGTCGCCGATCCGGGTCTTTTGCGAAAAGTACGGAGGCTTTGACGACCTCGCCTTCGGGGCGGTTGACGTCTTCGAAGGTGACGTTCTTTGCGCCATAGCGCTTTACGAGACTGGAGTGGCTGGCCGACCTCGCGAACTGTGCCCCACACTCGATGCTGTATAGCGGCCGGGGAGGGCGCAGATCCTGCGCGAGCGCCGGGAAGCCGAGGAGCAGGAAGGAAGGGATGGCGCGGATGAGCAGCATGGCGATTGATTTCCACCGCCCCCGATGAGAGCGAACGTGCAAGCTTGGTGAGGTATATTGCTCCGATCACATTGTCTGTCGCCTGCGTGTGAGACAAGCGGGATTTTGACTGTCAGTGCCAGAGGAAGCCTATGCGATCACCGGAACAACGACGCGCTCCGGGCCGTCGCCGGCGAGACAAGAGAGCCACTTCTCCCTCGTCCGAAAGTTATTCATGGACAATTCCGTATAAATGATCCGTTAGTATATGTTCTATCCATGTTTACCGTGAATTCATTTCAGCGTCAGACGCAGATTTAAATTTGCGAATATAAGCCATGGCGTCCGCTGCGGATGTATTTTATACGGCGCCAAGAAGGCGAAGCGCATTCTGCCCGGCGATCGCGCGCTTAGCTGCTGCATCGAGACCTGCCGCCGCCAATACCCGCTCCAGGCGGTTGCGGACTTCGCCAGTGCTGACGATAGGCCAGTCACTGCCCGCGACGACGCGGTCCGCCCCCAGGAGATCGACAGCGGCACGGACCGTCACGGGATTGAATCCCATGGTATCGACCAGGACATGGCGGCGCAGGGTCGCAAGAAGACCTCCCGGCGCCTGGCCTTCGTGATGGAACGCCCCGGCGAGGGCGATCCCGCCGAAGGCCAGCTCCGTCACGACCACTTGAAGACGTGGCAGTTCGGCGAAGACACCTCCCTCGGCGAGGGCGATCAGCGCGGCGGCATTCGTCGTGCCACGCGCGAATAGCGTCCCAATGCGGCCATACGGAGCGAGCAGCCGCGTCAGCGGTTGCGGGTTGACGGGGTGAACGAAGACCGGGACGCCGAGATCGGCAGCAGCGGTGAGTGTGGGGCGGGCCTCGGGCGCATCGATGAATTGTTCGCCCCGCGCGCTGTCCACGAAGACGCCGCGATGGCCAAGATCGCGCACCGCGCGTCTGACTTCCTCGGCCCCCGTCTCACCGCTATATGCATCCACAGAGGCAAGGCCATGGAGTTTACCTGGATGCCGCGCGACGACCTCTGCCAGGCGATCGTTGAGGCGTTTGTAGGCGTCGAACGGAAGGGAGCCGTCGGGCTCTGCGATCAACGCTCCCGGTGCGTTGACAATGCGGGCATCGACATCGCCGGCCTCGATATCCGCAAGGAGCAGGGCTTCGTCCGCGAGATCGCGATTGATCGCCTCCCAGCGCGCTTTGGCATCTCCCGAGAGGGAACGGGCGGTTGTCGGCTCAAAGCCCGCCGGCAAGTGGTGGTTGTGAAAGTCGACGATGAATAGCTTCTCGCTCATCCCGGGCATCCTATTCTTGTTTGGAAGGAAGTTCAGCGACGAGCGGCGGCTTGGGCCGCCGGAGGGCGGCGGCTGACGAGATCACGGACGCGCGGAATCACATGCCGGGCAAAGTTCTCCTGCTCCTCCACCAATGGGAAAAATGACAGGAGGAAGGTAATGATGCCGATGTCATGAAAGGCCGCGATGCGTTCCGCGACTTGATCATAGCTGCCGACGAAGCCGGGCAGCGTGCCGCCATTGGCTCCGATCATCCGTGTGCCCGGATAGTTCTGGTTGACCTTGAGGGCCACGACCTTCGGATCGATATTCTTGCGCATGTCGGCAGCGCGCGTGTCATAGAAGCTGTCCTGAATCGCGTAGAGTTCGGCGAGCGCCTTCTGTGCCTCCGCTTCGGTCTCGCGGGTTATGGAAAAGCCCGTAATCCCGAGTTGCAGCGGCGCGCCCTTGCGCGGCTGTGCCCGCGCGGCGTGAACGAGCGGAACGACGTCTTCGATGGGGCGCCCGTTGATGAGCCACGCGTCCGAATGCGCCGCGGCAAGGGCGATGCCTTGTGCCGACTCCCCCCCTGAATAGATGAACGGGCGTTCCCGGTAACGGGAGCTCGGGCGTAACGTGTAGGCATCGACATTGAAGTACTTGTCGCTATGCGACAGCGTCTCGCCCGTGACGAGCGCCTTATAGACGCGAAGCCACTCCTCCCCATAGCGGTAGCGCTCATCATGCTCGGGAAAGCCAATTCCTGATCTCTCGAGTTCTGGAATGAACCAGGCATTGACGAGATTGATGGCAAACCGGCCGTGGCTGATGTCCTCGATGCCGAGCGCCATCTTGGCAAGCACGACGGGATG from Hyphomicrobiales bacterium includes these protein-coding regions:
- a CDS encoding Alkanesulfonate monooxygenase gives rise to the protein MTERVSEQQSAPRFGVWSPYRGQWVIDPRSERLVASWDLAREVTLSAEQAGFDTILYAQHTINPLDQTEEIQEAWTAAAAAAALTERIEIIAAIKPRLYHPVVLAKMALGIEDISHGRFAINLVNAWFIPELERSGIGFPEHDERYRYGEEWLRVYKALVTGETLSHSDKYFNVDAYTLRPSSRYRERPFIYSGGESAQGIALAAAHSDAWLINGRPIEDVVPLVHAARAQPRKGAPLQLGITGFSITRETEAEAQKALAELYAIQDSFYDTRAADMRKNIDPKVVALKVNQNYPGTRMIGANGGTLPGFVGSYDQVAERIAAFHDIGIITFLLSFFPLVEEQENFARHVIPRVRDLVSRRPPAAQAAARR
- a CDS encoding Amidohydro-rel domain-containing protein produces the protein MSEKLFIVDFHNHHLPAGFEPTTARSLSGDAKARWEAINRDLADEALLLADIEAGDVDARIVNAPGALIAEPDGSLPFDAYKRLNDRLAEVVARHPGKLHGLASVDAYSGETGAEEVRRAVRDLGHRGVFVDSARGEQFIDAPEARPTLTAAADLGVPVFVHPVNPQPLTRLLAPYGRIGTLFARGTTNAAALIALAEGGVFAELPRLQVVVTELAFGGIALAGAFHHEGQAPGGLLATLRRHVLVDTMGFNPVTVRAAVDLLGADRVVAGSDWPIVSTGEVRNRLERVLAAAGLDAAAKRAIAGQNALRLLGAV